A single region of the Enterococcus mundtii genome encodes:
- the mvk gene encoding mevalonate kinase has protein sequence MAIHGQGESSGKLILMGEHAVVYGEPAIAFPFYATKVTATLEALQSFNKDQLISSYYIGNLHDAPHALNNIKQLIAGLKTHYHVQDTLRLTIESTIPAERGMGSSAAVATAITRAFYSAYELPLSREQLLAHVQVSEKIAHGNPSGIDAAATSGFEPIYFTKGHPFDYFALNIDAFLIVADTGIKGQTRAAVKDVAHLFEKDAQKTGQKIQQLGYLTKQAKKAIIDNSPEKLAEAMNDAQRILKSLTISNDFLDTLIATARAAGALGAKLTGGGRGGCMIALAQTKTEAQEISHALIQAGAAETWIQGLGVHTYA, from the coding sequence ATGGCAATTCATGGCCAAGGGGAATCGAGTGGAAAACTGATTTTAATGGGTGAGCATGCTGTCGTTTACGGCGAGCCTGCCATTGCCTTTCCGTTTTATGCAACAAAAGTAACAGCTACACTTGAAGCACTCCAATCATTCAATAAAGATCAACTTATTTCTTCCTACTATATAGGAAATTTACATGATGCACCACATGCGTTGAATAATATCAAACAGCTGATTGCTGGTCTGAAAACTCACTACCATGTGCAAGACACCTTGCGTTTAACGATTGAAAGCACCATCCCTGCAGAACGTGGAATGGGTTCCAGTGCAGCCGTAGCTACTGCGATCACACGAGCTTTTTATTCCGCCTATGAGTTGCCATTATCACGAGAACAATTATTGGCGCATGTGCAAGTTTCTGAAAAAATCGCACATGGAAACCCCAGTGGAATCGATGCTGCCGCAACAAGTGGATTCGAACCGATTTATTTTACAAAAGGCCATCCTTTTGATTATTTTGCGTTGAATATCGATGCTTTCTTGATTGTCGCTGATACGGGAATCAAAGGACAAACACGTGCAGCGGTGAAAGATGTCGCACACCTTTTTGAGAAAGATGCGCAGAAAACTGGACAAAAAATCCAACAACTAGGATACTTGACGAAACAAGCTAAAAAAGCAATTATCGACAATTCGCCAGAAAAGTTAGCTGAAGCAATGAATGATGCCCAGCGCATTCTAAAAAGTTTGACGATCAGTAATGACTTTTTAGATACTCTGATCGCTACCGCACGTGCTGCTGGCGCTTTAGGAGCAAAATTGACCGGTGGCGGACGTGGTGGATGTATGATTGCCTTAGCACAAACAAAAACAGAAGCTCAAGAAATCAGCCACGCACTAATACAAGCAGGCGCAGCTGAAACTTGGATTCAAGGATTAGGAGTACATACCTATGCTTAG
- a CDS encoding deoxynucleoside kinase yields MSVIVLAGTIGAGKSSLTKMIADHFKSQAFYESIDDNEVLPLFYANPEQYAFLLQIYFLNKRFASIKQAMQEDNNVLDRSIYEDSLLFHLNADLGRATATEVQVYDELLANMMEELPYAASKKHPDLLVHIRVSFSTMLERIEKRGRAYEQLSFDPSLYEYYQELNRRYDEWYEAYDESPKIQIDGDCLNFVEDEAARVQVLQMIEEKLMEIREEVSI; encoded by the coding sequence ATGAGTGTGATTGTTTTAGCAGGAACGATAGGAGCAGGGAAATCAAGCTTAACAAAAATGATTGCTGACCATTTTAAGAGTCAGGCGTTTTACGAATCAATCGATGACAACGAAGTATTGCCTTTGTTTTATGCAAACCCTGAACAATATGCGTTTTTATTGCAAATTTATTTTTTGAATAAGCGATTTGCAAGTATCAAGCAAGCGATGCAAGAGGATAACAATGTGTTAGATCGTTCGATTTATGAAGATTCATTATTATTTCATTTAAATGCAGATCTTGGTCGAGCGACAGCGACAGAAGTCCAAGTCTACGATGAATTATTGGCGAACATGATGGAAGAATTGCCCTATGCGGCATCGAAAAAACATCCCGATCTATTGGTTCATATTCGCGTATCTTTTTCAACCATGTTAGAACGGATCGAAAAAAGAGGGCGGGCATATGAACAACTTTCTTTTGACCCTAGTCTCTATGAGTATTATCAAGAATTGAATCGCCGTTATGATGAATGGTATGAAGCTTACGATGAAAGTCCTAAGATCCAAATCGACGGTGACTGTTTGAACTTTGTGGAAGATGAAGCAGCTAGAGTACAAGTGTTACAAATGATTGAAGAAAAACTAATGGAGATCCGTGAAGAAGTCAGCATATAA